One window of the Microvirga mediterraneensis genome contains the following:
- the fabI gene encoding enoyl-ACP reductase FabI: MTGLMQGKRGLIMGVANDHSIAWGIAKTLAQHGAELAFTYQGEALGKRVAPLAQSLGSELVIPCDVEDIASVDAVFETLDRTWDGLDFVVHAIGFSDKSQLKGSYVDVTTRENFSRTMVISCFSFTEIAQRAAKRMRNGGSLLTLTYGGSTRVMPNYNVMGVAKAALEASMRYIASDLGPKGIRCNAISAGPVRTLAGAGISDARLMFTYQKAHAPLRRTVTIEDIGGSALYLLSDLSNGVTGEIHYVDSGYNIISMPRPDVLKAQDAAGVTGEEG; the protein is encoded by the coding sequence GTGACCGGTCTGATGCAAGGAAAGCGCGGCCTCATCATGGGCGTCGCCAACGACCATTCCATCGCCTGGGGCATTGCCAAGACCCTGGCCCAGCACGGGGCGGAGCTCGCCTTCACCTATCAGGGCGAAGCCCTGGGCAAGCGCGTCGCTCCCCTGGCGCAGTCGCTCGGCTCCGAACTCGTCATTCCCTGCGACGTGGAGGATATCGCGTCCGTCGACGCGGTGTTCGAGACCCTCGACAGGACCTGGGACGGCCTCGACTTCGTGGTCCACGCCATCGGCTTCTCCGACAAGTCGCAGCTCAAGGGCTCCTATGTGGACGTCACCACCCGGGAGAACTTCTCCCGCACCATGGTGATCTCCTGCTTCTCCTTCACGGAGATCGCCCAGCGCGCCGCCAAGCGCATGAGGAACGGGGGCTCGCTTCTGACCCTCACCTATGGCGGCTCCACCCGGGTCATGCCGAACTACAACGTGATGGGCGTGGCCAAGGCGGCGCTCGAAGCCTCCATGCGCTACATCGCGTCCGATCTCGGCCCGAAAGGCATCCGCTGCAACGCGATCTCGGCCGGCCCCGTGCGCACGCTCGCCGGCGCCGGCATCTCGGATGCCCGCCTCATGTTCACCTACCAGAAGGCTCACGCCCCCCTGCGCCGCACGGTGACCATCGAGGATATCGGCGGCTCGGCCCTCTACCTGCTCTCCGACCTCTCGAACGGCGTGACCGGCGAGATCCATTACGTGGATTCCGGCTACAACATCATCTCGATGCCGCGCCCCGATGTCCTGAAGGCCCAGGACGCCGCCGGCGTGACGGGGGAAGAAGGTTAG
- the fabB gene encoding beta-ketoacyl-ACP synthase I, with product MRRVVVTGMGIVSSIGNNTQEVLASLREAKSGISKAEDYTKYGFRCQVHGAPSLNPEEIVDRRAMRFHARGTAWNHVAMDQAIRDAGLEESEISNERTGIIMGSGGPSTRVIVEAADITRDKGPKRIGPFAVPKAMSSTASATLATWFKIKGVNYSISSACATSNHCVGNAYEMIQYGKQDVMFAGGCEDLDWTMSNLFDAMGAMSTKYNDTPARASRAYDANRDGFVIAGGAGVLVLEELEHAKARGARIYGEIVGYGMTSDGYDMVAPSGEGAIRCMRMALKDVHNPIDYINPHATSTPVGDQKEIEAIRQVFGSGDKCPPISATKSLTGHSLGATGVQEAIYSLLMMNNRFICESAHIDELDPEFADMNIVRKRIDDAKIDTVLSNSFGFGGTNATLVFSRHNG from the coding sequence ATGAGGCGCGTCGTCGTCACCGGAATGGGCATCGTGTCGTCCATCGGCAACAACACGCAGGAGGTGCTTGCCTCTCTGCGTGAAGCGAAGTCCGGGATCAGCAAGGCCGAAGATTATACGAAATACGGCTTCCGCTGCCAGGTTCACGGCGCTCCCAGCCTGAACCCGGAGGAGATCGTCGACCGCCGCGCCATGCGCTTCCACGCCCGGGGCACCGCCTGGAACCACGTGGCCATGGACCAGGCGATCCGGGACGCGGGCCTGGAGGAGAGCGAGATCTCCAACGAGCGTACGGGCATCATCATGGGATCGGGCGGTCCGTCCACCCGGGTGATCGTGGAAGCGGCCGACATCACCCGCGACAAAGGCCCGAAGCGCATCGGCCCCTTCGCCGTCCCGAAGGCGATGTCCTCCACGGCCTCGGCCACCCTCGCGACCTGGTTCAAGATCAAGGGCGTGAACTATTCGATCTCGTCCGCCTGCGCGACCTCGAATCACTGCGTCGGCAATGCCTACGAGATGATTCAGTACGGCAAGCAGGACGTGATGTTCGCCGGCGGCTGCGAGGACCTGGACTGGACCATGTCCAACCTCTTCGACGCCATGGGGGCCATGTCCACCAAGTACAACGACACCCCGGCCCGGGCCTCCCGCGCCTATGACGCCAACCGCGACGGCTTCGTCATCGCCGGCGGCGCGGGCGTGCTGGTGCTGGAGGAGCTGGAGCACGCCAAGGCCCGCGGCGCCCGCATCTACGGCGAGATCGTCGGCTACGGCATGACCTCGGACGGCTACGACATGGTGGCTCCCTCGGGCGAAGGCGCGATCCGCTGCATGCGCATGGCCCTCAAGGACGTCCATAACCCGATCGACTACATCAACCCGCACGCCACCTCGACCCCCGTGGGCGACCAGAAGGAGATCGAGGCGATCCGTCAGGTCTTCGGCTCGGGCGACAAGTGCCCGCCGATCTCTGCGACGAAATCGCTCACCGGCCACTCGCTCGGCGCCACCGGCGTGCAGGAGGCGATCTATTCGCTCCTGATGATGAACAACCGCTTCATCTGCGAGAGCGCCCATATCGACGAGCTCGATCCGGAATTCGCCGACATGAACATCGTCCGCAAGCGCATCGACGACGCCAAGATCGACACGGTCCTGTCGAACTCCTTCGGCTTCGGCGGCACCAATGCCACACTCGTCTTCAGCCGCCACAACGGATAA
- the fabA gene encoding 3-hydroxyacyl-[acyl-carrier-protein] dehydratase FabA, protein MARQSSFTYEELLACGRGELFGPGNAQLPLPPMLMFDRITSIGEDGGAYGKGHVLAELDVRPDLWFFPCHFKGDPVMPGCLGLDALWQMTGFFLGWGGSPGRGRALGVGEGKFSDQGLPTVKKVVYGVDLKRVFRSKLVLGIADGWLEADGRRIYEAKDMRVGLFQADAAAGG, encoded by the coding sequence ATGGCCCGCCAGTCCAGCTTTACTTATGAAGAGCTCCTTGCCTGCGGGCGCGGAGAATTGTTCGGTCCCGGCAACGCGCAACTGCCGCTCCCGCCCATGCTGATGTTCGACCGCATCACCTCCATCGGCGAGGATGGCGGCGCCTATGGCAAGGGCCATGTGCTGGCGGAACTCGACGTGCGGCCGGATCTCTGGTTCTTCCCCTGCCATTTCAAGGGCGACCCGGTGATGCCGGGCTGCCTGGGGCTGGATGCCCTTTGGCAGATGACGGGCTTCTTCCTCGGCTGGGGCGGCTCGCCCGGACGCGGACGGGCGCTCGGCGTCGGCGAGGGGAAGTTCTCCGACCAGGGGCTGCCGACGGTCAAGAAAGTGGTCTACGGCGTCGACCTCAAGCGCGTCTTCCGCTCGAAGCTGGTGCTCGGCATCGCCGACGGCTGGCTGGAGGCCGACGGGCGCCGGATCTACGAGGCCAAGGACATGCGCGTCGGCCTGTTCCAGGCGGATGCGGCCGCAGGCGGCTAG
- the irr gene encoding Fur family transcriptional regulator Irr produces MTDPLSAYIESTTAPHRKGCPVSELRDKLRRVGLRPTRQRVSLGWLLFGKGDRHITAEMLFDEASRARVPVSLATVYNTLHQFTEAGLLRQLSVDGAKAYFDTNPTEHHHFFLEEEGELVDMPETAAVSVADLPEPPAGMEVAGVEVIVRLRRKGA; encoded by the coding sequence ATGACCGATCCTTTGTCCGCCTATATCGAGTCCACCACCGCTCCGCATCGGAAGGGTTGCCCCGTGTCCGAATTGCGGGACAAGCTGCGCCGCGTGGGCCTGCGCCCGACCCGGCAGCGCGTGTCCCTGGGCTGGCTCCTGTTCGGCAAGGGCGACCGGCACATCACGGCTGAAATGCTCTTCGACGAGGCGTCCCGCGCCCGCGTCCCGGTCTCGCTGGCGACCGTCTACAACACCCTGCACCAGTTCACGGAAGCCGGCCTCCTGCGCCAGCTCTCGGTGGACGGGGCCAAGGCCTATTTCGACACCAACCCGACCGAGCATCACCACTTCTTCCTGGAGGAGGAAGGCGAGCTCGTCGACATGCCCGAGACCGCCGCCGTCAGCGTGGCCGACCTGCCCGAGCCTCCCGCCGGCATGGAAGTGGCCGGCGTCGAGGTCATCGTGCGCCTGCGCCGCAAAGGCGCCTGA